A region of Takifugu rubripes chromosome 6, fTakRub1.2, whole genome shotgun sequence DNA encodes the following proteins:
- the il11ra gene encoding interleukin-11 receptor subunit alpha encodes MTRGTFAKMPERPSSPALLTVIWFVWLRLSQAQIQTDEVSELQFWRLDSNVTLACGKSSTWTPVTWLRDNSSALPWHQVTSDGRLVLQQVELSAQGDYSCWDSRGRLLHTVRLRLGHPPGLLSISCQVPNHMLVRCSWVDLVDTFLPGEYTASFRGQGNWEPCVVDAVRKQCEVHHPGFWQALHTLRVTETNGLGSCTTTNRFALHTLLKPDPPESVSVRQIEGSSTRLMVSWNFPSSWPLEHAFPLLFHIRYRPLGSMFWSELLSTACSEVISDALAGHVHQVQVRAQDEINNESQWSDWSPVVLVRPWEVPATTQPTEDATEHDVFTFQPNPGSSTAKIHYDDLDNESNLGLVIVLVLFSVVVLVTIFSLIFVVWFRQRRRDHVTMQEVASVVKMKSMPI; translated from the exons atgccCGAACGTCCGTCCAGCCCTGCGTTACTGACAGTCATCTGGTTTGTGTGGCTGCGTCTCAGTCAGGCTCAGATTCAGACTGAtgaag tatCAGAACTGCAGTTCTGGCGCTTGGACTCAAATGTGACGTTGGCGTGTGGGAAATCGTCGACCTG GACTCCTGTCACCTGGCTCCGGGACAACAGCTCAGCGTTGCCGTGGCACCAGGTGACCTCAGATGGGAGGTTagtcctgcagcaggtggagctgtCAGCGCAGGGCGACTACAGCTGCTGGGACAGTCGGGGGCGGCTGCTGCACACCGTCAGGCTGCGTCTGGGCC ATCCCCCTGGGCTGCTCAGCATTTCCTGTCAGGTGCCCAATCACATGCTCGTCCGCTGCTCCTGGGTGGACTTGGTGGACACCTTCCTGCCGGGCGAGTACACCGCCTCCTTCCG TGGTCAAGGGAACTGGGAGCCGTGCGTCGTGGACGCCGTCCGCAAGCAGTGCGAGGTCCACCACCCTGGGTTCTGGCAGGCGCTCCACACGCTGAGGGTCACCGAGACCAACGGCCTGGGCTCCTGCACCACAACCAACCGCTTCGCGCTCCACACGCTGT TGAAACCAGACCCTCCGGAGTCGGTGTCGGTGAGGCAGATCGAGGGTTCCTCCACCAGGCTGATGGTGTCCTGGAACTTTCCCTCGTCCTGGCCGCTGGAACACGCTTTCCCACTCTTGTTCCACATCAGATACAGGCCTCTGGGCTCCATGTtctggtcagag CTCTTATCCACGGCGTGTTCGGAGGTGATCTCCGACGCTCTGGCTGGACACGTTCACCAGGTCCAGGTCCGAGCCCAAGATGAGATCAACAACGAAAGCCAGTGGAGCGACTGGAGCCCGGTGGTGCTGGTGCGGCCCTGGGaag TCCCCGCCACCACTCAGCCTACAGAGGACGCCACGGAACACGACGTCTTCACCTTCCAGCCCAACCCCGGGAGCTCGACGGCCAAGATACACT ATGACGACCTGGATAATGAAAGTAATCTGGGTCTGGTGATCGTGCTGGTTTTGTTCTCCGTGGTCGTCCTGGTGACCATCTTCTCCCTCATCTTTGTCGTGTG GTTTCGGCAGAGGCGCCGCGACCATGTAACCATGCAGGAAGTGGCCTCTGTGGTGAAGATGAAGTCCATGCCGATCTAA